From Campylobacter concisus, a single genomic window includes:
- a CDS encoding Cj0814 family flagellar-dependent secreted protein produces MFSLILLLQEPAKFTYTIPSQNSLISLNFSDLQAYGYTVDKAGFMGADFNKAAGLPQDFKIHKSTLDELSRFAERNHVLNRIKSKDEQIKIFDNIDMADTIKHYYRLFDQMTSALGDDKKSYTLADIGKLPKGYSTKGTRYDAKGYLLKDLSNSTISNIYSSSDELNSAKSLSKELSSAGVRLIVKEVDFTMSEAGDEFSFNPDMSVYQADEGYSKEALFMGFLRSSRPLPSDSAKTKLSSAALNDISSTGEHKEYFVDFERVGKDSESIKALIKERLKELTLLMYARSKNTSAESVASNEYEKFKPTSEDINSLANSWSERISSISKTFV; encoded by the coding sequence GTGTTCTCCTTAATTCTATTACTCCAAGAGCCAGCTAAATTTACTTATACTATTCCCTCTCAAAACAGCCTCATCTCTTTAAATTTCAGTGACCTTCAAGCTTATGGCTACACAGTGGATAAAGCTGGTTTTATGGGAGCTGACTTTAACAAAGCTGCAGGCTTGCCACAGGACTTTAAAATTCACAAAAGCACGCTTGATGAGCTTAGTAGATTTGCCGAGCGTAACCATGTGCTAAACCGCATCAAGAGCAAGGACGAGCAGATAAAGATCTTTGACAACATCGATATGGCTGACACCATAAAGCACTACTACAGACTATTTGATCAAATGACCTCTGCTTTAGGCGATGATAAAAAGAGCTACACCCTTGCAGATATAGGCAAACTACCAAAAGGTTATAGCACAAAAGGCACTCGCTATGATGCCAAAGGATACTTGCTAAAAGATCTATCAAACTCTACTATCTCAAACATCTACTCTAGCAGCGATGAGCTAAATAGCGCTAAGTCTCTAAGTAAAGAGCTTTCAAGTGCAGGAGTTAGGCTCATAGTAAAAGAGGTTGATTTTACGATGAGCGAAGCAGGTGATGAGTTTAGCTTTAACCCTGATATGTCTGTATATCAAGCAGATGAAGGTTATAGCAAAGAAGCTCTTTTCATGGGATTTTTGCGTAGTTCTAGACCACTACCAAGTGATAGTGCAAAGACTAAGCTAAGCAGTGCTGCCTTAAATGATATCTCAAGCACTGGAGAGCATAAAGAGTATTTTGTGGATTTTGAAAGAGTGGGTAAAGATAGTGAGAGTATAAAAGCACTCATAAAAGAAAGACTTAAAGAGCTAACCCTTTTAATGTATGCAAGATCAAAGAACACTAGTGCAGAAAGTGTTGCTTCAAACGAATATGAGAAATTTAA